gtggttccataagattagtaccatacagcccagCCTAAtgaggcatttctcagaacatatccctgtcattaagtagTATATGACTGCATAGAGAAATGTCTAAATTATACTTTTCTTAGTCGCagaatttctccctcttccttaaGAAGACAATTGTTTGTACTGACAGAATCGTTTGATGAGGAGTTTAGGATGGGGAGAGTGAGGGCCTCAAAGGCTGCACGAATAACAATGGATGATTATAGGGCTTTTATGGGGAGGCTGAACTCAGTGAGGGTTTTGTTCTGACAAACcattgtgagtgtgtgtgtgggtgtgttctgaatgaatgaatgtctgaCTGCCTGGCAATAAAAGGAGCTAAGTCACTGTCTGTTAAATAAATGCTCCTACATCTTCCACAGTGGGGAAAAACAGGATTTTTCAGTTTCCCACATTCTTTCCTTTGGTCTTCACCTCACTGCAGCCAGAGTTCCTCTTCTCTGACAATAGACTCATGAATGGAGCACAGGAAGCCCGGAGAGCTGGGAGCTGGATCTCATTAAGTTAATGACAGTCAATGCAGAGCGAAGAGGTAAGCTTAGAGAGGTGGCATCAGGTACTAAAGACTTCCTCTGCACTATATATGCTCTAAGTActctttttctcattgagtcTTCACAACAAGCTTGTACTGTTATTTTCTCCATGTCACACAggaagaaattgaagctcagaaagtAACGTGctttgtccagggtcacacaactagtgagtggcagagccaggattctaacCCGGGGGCCTGACTGTGAAGCCCACCCCTTAGTCACTGCCCCTACCATTGAGGCTTCTGTGTACAGTGCTGGAATTGCCCATCAGAAGATACCACTTCTTCAGGGTCTGTGCCCTTAAATTCATAGATTCCCAGCTCTTTGTTACTCCCTAAAAATCCACAAGAGGGGGACCTTTCACCAACAGTTCTAGGCTGCTGACTGGAATTATGgatttaattttcagtttcataGGCAGCTCTAGTGTTGGCTGGTTACCGGTATAGAATTTGAACAGGTTTCCTGACACAATAGAGCATAAGTATCCCCAGTGGGTACCTGTCCTAATTAGCCCAAATTAACTCAGAAGTTCTGGGTCCCAACCAGGCAGCTCGTATGACCCCTCTGCCATTCATTCTCCAAGCCTGGCACCCAATTTGCTATGGTGACCAGGGCTGTGTGAGCTTTAGACCTTTAAACACTGGGCTCTCCTCCTTTTCCCCAAATTCTACCCATTGTCCAGTAGCCGGGAAGGCTCCAAAAGAGGTTTCAAAGGTTCTAAAacccagagaaaataaagaattaagttGTCCTCACGATGGTCACTATCAGCCCTGCAGAGCCCTGATCATAATGACCCTTAAGCCACAGGATTTTCAGTTATACCTATGCCCATTCCTAAGACAGACACTGGGAATAAGAGTGTGGCGGACACTGTGGTGTGTTGCCAAGATtccccttcaggaatgaaggattTGTTCCCCTAGATGCTAGGGGTGCTGCTGGAACGCGACCCTCAACAATGAGACCCTACACGAGCCTCCAACCAGGAAAGCCgccttgcccaaggccatacCCCTTTTTGGGGGCAGCTCTCATCCTATGACTGATCTGTTTAGGAGAAATAAAAGGCCCAGGCACCTTTCCTCAGCTTGGAACAGTTCTGGAGGGTCGTCTCAGCTTCAGAACTCACTGAAGGGTCAGCTGTGGCCTCTGTAGAGACTGTATCGAAATTtatcctctccctctgcctgttaTGAAACCAGGGTCAGTTTGCCTGTGGCATAACCTGCCAATCACCCAGACAAGTTTGCAacagagaaagggtttattcacaaggcagccaagcaaggagaTGGGAGTGCaaatctcaaatctgcctccctaAAAAATGGagattagggatatttatgggtaAAGGGGTGGAGTGGCCTGAAGGGTGGGAATacatgattggaggtaaggagaagtgaggtaacttGATCTGCACAAGTGTAGCCAAGCTTCACGGTTCTTCACAGGACACACGTTTACAAAATGATGgtattagcatgatctgagggtggagttttcagttCCCTGACGTCAAAAGGGTCATCTATCCATCATCcctgcaggcccagttgatgagtcagtggttttaaccagcctgaactggacaaagAGTCAACTGTTAGTTCCTAGAAATCTTAAGCgcctgttaccatggtgacccaagcgTCAGAGATGTTCTCTACAGGGTGGGCTTTAGTAATAATTACCTAACTAATTTGCAAACAGACAAGTGAGTATAGTTACAGCAAATTGGCCCTGGTTTCATGCCCAATCCTGCTTTCTGCCTTTCCTCTATAGTTGGTGATCCTGAGAGCTCTCCCTGATTAATCTCCTGCAAGTTCATCTCCTTCTTAGGATATGCTCTTAGGTAACCCAGTCTGCAACAGTTGGTGTCAGGAGTGCTCTGAGAAGGCAGATGCTGGGATGGGAGTTTGGAGCCGGATCTTTCACCACCCAGCTGGCAACGAGGACCCTGTCACCGGTTAGATGGAGCGTGGAGAGACCCTGGTGAACGGGAATGGTATACTGGTGGAAAGAAACGCATTGGCTGGTTCAGTGCATCAGGCTTTTAAGAATCATGAGGGAAATAGTAACTATAACTATAGGGGAATTGAGTGATGATAGCTAACCTTGACACATACTCTGGAAAAgtaacaaaaagtttaaaataatcagCACTTAAAATCATTGAAAAAGTGATGGCCTGCACCAAGTGAAGCAGAAATGCCATGACtgacaaaaaagattaaaaggcTCAGAAAGCGGGTACTGGGAATGGATGCACTATGTAAGgctagaaaaacaaacaactgtgTTCTGTGGGATGGCCTGGAGGATACACACTTACCAAAGCAATAAGCCATGTGTGGTGAGAGGGACATCAGCATCACTAAGGAGCTCCGTGATGGCTCTCCTATACAGGCCAAGGCTGATGGTAGGAAATGTCACTACTGAGCTGGGCTCACTGATAGCAAGGGAAATGATAGGACTTTCCCCCCAAAATAGAGGCTAGGTGGCAGCATATAACCATCAGAAGCCCACTAGTGTAGGCCCAATAATGTGGACTCCCACTTACCAAGGCTGACATAGCTTTTGCCACTGTCAAACGTCTAATGTGCtagcagcaaaaacaaaagatgaatcCCCAATATGGCACCAGACTATGAGGAGACCAACCAGCCTCTTGGTGGCAAGTTGACTACATTGGACTCCTTCCACTCCAGAGGGTGAAGTCATTCATTTTGGCAGGAATAAATACACATCTCAGGTATGGATTTGCCTTTCCTGCCCACTGGGCCTCAACTATCACCACCACCCAAAGGCTTACAGTGTTTAAACAATAGACATGGGACCCTATCACATCTGACCAAGGACCCACTCTTCAGCAAAGGAGGCATAAAGTGGGTACATCACTATGGGACCCACCAGTCATACTACATATCACATCACCCAGAAATTGCCAGCCTGACACAGTGATTGAACAGGCTGGTGAAGATACAGCTGAAGCATAACCTTGGAAGTGATACCTGGAGAGGACAGGGTGCCATCTTCCAGAATGCAGTGTCCACTATAAAACAACAACCCAGTAGGTAGAACACATGAGTCCAAAAACAAGGGGGTAAGCACAAATGGCTTGCTTACCATCACTCCCGTGATCCACTTGGGGAATTTGTGCTTCCTTCCCCTACAACCCTAGGCTCTGCAGGTTTAAAGATCTTGGTTCCCAGGGGAAAATGTGCCCAAGAGGGGAAAGAGTATGGCTGCTGCCGAAGAACTTTGGGTCCCTTGTGTGAAGGGACCACCAGCCAAGAAGAGACATCACCATCTTGGCCATAGAGTGGATCCTGATTACAAGGAcaagaggagagagggcagctgtTACACAAAGAAGACACAGCAGTGTAGTCTGGCATCCAAGTGGTCCACCTGGGAGCCTCTTGGTACTCCTCCACTCTATTTTGATGGCAAAAATGACAAGTGCAGCAGACATGACTTGAGGAGGGCATGGATACCAGGGGCTCAGACACCTCAGGGGCAACAGTCTAGGTCACACTGTCAGATAAGCCACTAAAATCAGTAGAGGTGCTAGCGAGGGATAAGAGAAATCTAGGATGTGTAGGAGAAAAGGGAATGATGGGTATTAGTTTCTGTTCCGAGATCAGTCACAATGAGATGTAATTCTTTCCACCATCTTTCCTTTTGTAAATTTCCGCAATGAAGGGAGACTCACCAGCATGCTGGAGGACCTGTTCCCAGAAGATATATGAAGAAGTGGATCCAAGGGGCAAAAGAGGTGGACGGTGGTGGGTGCCCTGAGGAGCTGCCTGGATatcccttcaggaatgaaggactTATTCCTCTGGCTGCTAGGAGTGCTCCCAACAGGAAGCCCTCAGCTATCAGCCCCTGCAGGGATTTTCCCAAATGAAGCAATCCCCTTACCCCTCTTCAGAACAACTCTGAAAGGTCATCCAAGCTTCATGACTCCCACAGGGTCCACCAAGACAGCATCACAGCTTAACTCATCCCTCTTCCCAATCCTGCTACCCGCCCTTTCCTTCCATAGATGTAGATTCCAAGAGCATTTCCTAATAAATCTACTGCATGTTAATCTCTGTCTCAAAATCTGATTGCGGGAGAACAATGTCATCCATGTCACGGAAAGAGGGGCTTCTGATCACCTATGCAGAAGGAGAAGGATGTGTGATATGCAGCAAGTGATGGTTCTACCAAAAGCAGCAATATATATGAAAACATCGAAATAGAGGACTGGGCAAATGAGAAAGGAGGGAATGATCAAGAAAGATGTATTAAGGAGATGGGATATGAGCTAAAGATAAGATCTTATGGGATAAAGTCTTGGATAACAGAATTTTGGCCCTGAGGGTCATCAGTGTCCTCCTacacaaggaaagactgagactCAGAGCAGTAACGGTTAAGGAGAAATGAGGTTCCTtgaaatctcatttcttttttttctttttaaattggcacctgagttaacatctgttgccaatcacttgttttctgctttttgtttttcttcttctccccaaagacctccAGTACctagatgtatattctagttgtaggtgcttctggttctactatgtgggatgctgcatcagcgtggcctgacaagcggcactagttccgtgcccaggatccgagccagcgaaaccctgggccacggaagctgagagcacaaacttaaccactcggccacagggccagccccaaaatccCATTTCTTAATAACCGTCTAAAGATGTCCACTCTGCTGGAACAAGTCCTTTGACTTTCCCCTCTATTCTCCCCATTCTCTTGTTAATTAATCTAATGTTTTTATTAGCATCCGTAAGACCCATGAAGGGAAGCTAAGACAAAAAATTTGATATGCCTTCCTGGATCACTGCTTGATTTTGCAGTAGTAAAGTTACGTGGGGGGCCCATGCAAAAGGAGCCCATTTAACCACAGCTTTAACCATGACCTGGGTAATGAGCATATTCAGTGAGTGAATATCTGGGTCATCATAAAGCCAGTCCCACATTGCTTGCATACGAAGCAGAACAATTGCTTCAGCTGAGGTGTTCCACTTGGCATTTATAGGAGTTTCCATATAGTCCCCCTTCTCAGTGTAAACAGATCTTATAGTGGCTTTTATTCAATCCAGCAGGCTAGCCATTTCCTCAGGAATAACCTGCTGTGTGTCTGGATTATTTATAACCATTTGTGATTGTTCCATGGTGAGCTGTGGGTCCTGTATCAACCCAAACATGCTCTTCCATTCTGTAGCATTTAAAACCAAAGATATTGCCTCTAAATTAGTCACTTTCACaatccattttaataaaaattcttcCGGAAGTTGATGATACTTATCtactgatgaataaatgaaaagcaataggatatataagagtatatgaggaagctattaggtttaaaactaattcagccagatcttgtttttccagaaaaggcTCGACATGGCATGTTGAGCATGCAttatacatctgctttaaacatttgcaaTGTCCCAAAGCTGAGAATGATGCCATTAAATATGGAGACGTTGCCTCCCTCATATCAGAATTTCAAGGATAAGTATTTCTTCCCAGAAAccaaggattaattactgacctgctttAACTCATCTCGTGACCACTGACCGCCAATCTGCCGTGCTCATCTTGTGactactgacctgctgtgctagcaAAGCATCTCGTGATTgcagtaaaagagatattcctgtcatacgTGATGTAAGTTCCTTGTTCCATGACAGTATAAAACCATGCTGTACACTCCATTTCTTTGGAGTGCTTCCTTCCTTGAGGAAGGAAGCCcccaggctatagtcctcagacctggctcatataataaactcactccaattttgatttatagatcaGTTATGGGTTATTTGTGTTGACACTACAAAATAAAACTCCTTCACATTATACCCCCTGATTTCAGTAGTTTCTTGGTTCTGTTCTCTCCCCATATGGACTACCTTCATGGTGACCAGAGTCAGAGGTACTCTGTGTTGTCTCCACATAATTTTTCCCTTTGGGGGTGGATTTGAGACTAGCCACCAAAGCTCAGACTGACCAAAACCTGAGCTTGGTCCAGCATCAAGGTCTGACCCAGCACTCTCTCCTGCTTTCATTTTAGCTATGATAGGTAACAATAACGAAGAGatcatatattttgcttttttcgtATTAGTTTCCATTTCCTTAAGCATCCAGTGAACCAAATCCCCAGGACTTGGATTCATATCTAATCTCCATTGGTAAACTTTACATTTAGTAACTGACTACAGCACAACTGCTGTTCCATACCATAGTGACTATGTGGCCACCCAGGAATCAAAGGTTCCTTGTCCTCTgccctttcattctttctcttcccaaaccACCTGTTTCCATGAGCTAGGGTCAGTCTAGCAAATCCTACTTCTGGTCCCAATGCTGAGGTGCTTTTTCTGataccaagcaattctccaattctctgacaccaactggtTGTACAACAATTCAActaaattctgacactatctacctggagtcACCAGCAGATCCCACAAATTAAAGGGCCCAGTTCCACAAGActgtccccacttcagatgccagtcacaagtcccaGGTTGCCatctgtacttctgaccaaccagctataaatTCTAGGGTTTCTTGACCCTCTCTGCAGGTTTGATCATTTGCTgaaacaactcacagaactcaggaaaaccttatttacattaactgatttattacaaagggTACAGCTCAAGGATaaccaaatggaagagatgcatagggcaaggcatGGAAGAGGGGATGTCTtggagcttccacgccctctccaggtgtgccaccctcccagcactcAGATAGAGTAATTgtggtataataagaaatatgtttgGTCTTTGTCTCCAGTTCCTAGCACAGACCTCCTAAAACCCTTTGAATTTCCCAAGTCATAGGACTGTCTTTTGTTATTTATACCAGCCCCTTTCAATCACAGAATGCCCACAGAACTGAGGAAAAGAGTCACTTGaaagaaattctcaaagaaaagaaCCGGCAGGATGTGGTAGCCCTTAGAGAAGCACTCTACGAGTTAAACAGCTCaggttttgggggatttttttgtttgtttttgaggaagattagccccgagctaacatccgtgcccatcttcctctactttatacgtgggacgcctgccacagaatggcttgccaagcggtgccttgtccgctCCGGGAGCCGAACAGGCGAAACCCGGGGCAGTCTAGTGGAACAggcgaactcaaccgctgcgccacccggctggTCTCAACAGCTCAGGTTTTAATCGCTGTTCTACCACTTAACTTCCCTGCATTTGTTTCCCACCTGTAGACTGGAAGTAAAAAGAGTAGTATACTTACTTCTGAAGGTTGTTAGAATCGAAGATTAGTCATTAAAAAGTATGTGGATCAGCGCCAAGAGCATGTgcagagctcaataaatgttagcttttactATCATGGATGCACGGAGGGGGACCCCAAATTTCTAGTCCATGTTCCTGGTCCTCTTGTCTATATGCCCATTACTCCTTCTTAGTCATTTCAtcatctctgagcctgtttcctcatccataaaatgaaggtACGGGTGTCCCCACACAAGCCCACGGTCCCCTAGAGTGACTCAAATATTCTCAGTCAGGGTGACTCAAGGGTGCTGGTGCCAGTGGCAGAGCGTGGGAGATGGAGGGGAGGCGCCCTCTCAGCAGAAAACACACTCACACGCCCAGTGTGAGACTCCCTGCCCGGCCGTGCTCTCCCGCAGCCTCCCTTCCCGAGTTAAATGCCAGAAGGGCCTGGCCGTTAGctgtcccaggaattcaaagGCAGGTTTGGAGAAAGGAGGCGGCTCACTCCAAAAGCCTCGGATGGGCCTTTCACCAGCCTCACTTGATGGGCTGTCAGCAGGAGCGTGCGGCCTCCCGCGCCTGTGACCGCAAGGAGCTTCCCGCGGCCCCGGGGCCCCACGGTCCCAGCTTCTGGGGACGGGCCGGGGCGGAAtcggggcggggccgcggcgggATCGGGGGCGGTCCTGAGCGCGCCCAGCCCACTCCACCTCCCCCGGGTGGACCCGGCTCCCCGCCCGGGCGGTGGACAGTTGCTGGgaaacagaggaagaggaaggggcgGAGCTGCTTGTGGTGGCCGCGAAGCAGTCAGCCGACTGCGGCGCGGGTAGTCAGCTGTCCCCGGCGCCGCCCGGAGCCCGAGGGCCAGCCAAGGCCTCGGCCGGCGGGGGTAGGACGGGCGAACCAGCCCTGTCTAGGAAGCCGGGCAATGCCCTGCCACGGAGTGTCTCCCGGCCAGGGCCACCCCAGGTCTGGCCGGGAGCACAGACCGGACAGGTCCCGGGGGGGCCCCAGCCTGGGGCTCCTGTGGGTGAGCCTGGTGCTGGCGCTGGCCCTGCCCGACTCCCTGGTGCTCTGGGCCCCAGCCGGGGCCCACCCTCTTCCCACTCAAGGCCATCTCGCCAGGTTCAGTCGCCTAGTGCCCCAGCTCCGGGACGCCTTTGCGGGGTGGAACCTCACCTGTCCGGTCTGCAAAGGTCTGTTCACCGCCATCGACTTCGGGTTGAAGGTGAGCGCTAAAGGGGCTGCGGTGAAGCGCTCGGGATGGGGGCTGGGGCCAGTGCAGGCGCTCTGGGGTCCTCAAGAGCATCCCTGATGGAGAGGCTGGCATCTACAAGCCTATACCGAATTTGCTCTCCTTTAGGGACCTCGTGGCTACATGCCACCCACTACCTCCATTGTGACCTTGTAAAGTAAAGAAAGTGCAAGTAATATGCTGGACACTGCCAGCCATTTAATACAGGTTAAATCAAGCCTGCTAGGTGGTTTGATTACAgttgttatctccatttttacaAATAATAGAGACCCCAGAGATGAAGTCaattgcccaagggcacacagcaggtgaggggcagggctggTACTTCCCTTCTGATATGCCTGACTGAGTTTCCTCTGCTTCACACTTAATCATCTCCAGCATAATCATGCCTGGTACTCGTTACTCAGAAGGGACTTGAATTAAGAAATATCCAGGGGTGTGAGATTGGATGGGGCTGCCCTGACCCTAATGGGGTTACGGCAAGAGCTAGTTGGTAGGTGAGCTTTGCAGGGCTCCAAGGGAAACAGCTCTGCCCTCCTGTGTTCCCAAACCCTGGACAGTATGTCGTTCTGCCCAGCCCAAATTTCACGGCACTCTGCAGAAGTATCTGAGAAAGCCAGCTGGGCAGGCAAAGGCCTGAAATGCCACTGGCCACTGAGCTGAAGGAGAACTGGCGTGGTGCTGCCTGAGTCACAGAGCAATGTCTGTCTGTGGGAGGCACAGGTGCACTGAGGTCTCTTCTCCACGGTGCCACTGAGTGTAGCCCAGCCCCATTTGGATATGGAGGCTAAACGGGTAGTAACCAGAGGTTGGCCTGGTCCCTGTGCTCTGTCTCTGACCTCTCACCACTGGTTCTTCCCACCACAgagggaggccagtgtggcctGGGTGGGCTCTATGGCCATCAAGCTGTGCAAGATGCTGAAGATAGCACCgcccactgtgtgccagtcaGCTGTCCAGCTCTTTGAGGACGACATGGTGGAGGTGTGGACACGCTCAGTGCTGAGCCCTTCTGAGGCCTGCGGTCTGCTCCTGGGCTCCACCTGTGGGCACTGGGACATCTTCTCATCTTGGAATATCTCTTTGCCGGACGTGCCGAAGCCGTCCCCCAAGCCACCCAACCCCCCAGCCCCAGGCGCCCCGGTTAGCCGCATCCTCTTCCTCACTGACCTGCACTGGGATCATGACTACCTGGAGGGCACAGACCCTGATTGTGAGAACCCTCTGTGTTGCCGCCAGGATTCTGGCCTGCCACCCGCCTCCCGC
The Equus caballus isolate H_3958 breed thoroughbred chromosome 7, TB-T2T, whole genome shotgun sequence genome window above contains:
- the SMPD1 gene encoding sphingomyelin phosphodiesterase — its product is MEGRRPLSRKHTHTPSVRLPARPCSPAASLPELNARRAWPLAVPGIQRQVWRKEAAHSKSLGWAFHQPHLMGCQQERAASRACDRKELPAAPGPHGPSFWGRAGAESGRGRGGIGGGPERAQPTPPPPGGPGSPPGRWTVAGKQRKRKGRSCLWWPRSSQPTAARVVSCPRRRPEPEGQPRPRPAGVGRANQPCLGSRAMPCHGVSPGQGHPRSGREHRPDRSRGGPSLGLLWVSLVLALALPDSLVLWAPAGAHPLPTQGHLARFSRLVPQLRDAFAGWNLTCPVCKGLFTAIDFGLKREASVAWVGSMAIKLCKMLKIAPPTVCQSAVQLFEDDMVEVWTRSVLSPSEACGLLLGSTCGHWDIFSSWNISLPDVPKPSPKPPNPPAPGAPVSRILFLTDLHWDHDYLEGTDPDCENPLCCRQDSGLPPASRPGAGYWGEYSKCDLPLRTLDSLLRGLDPAGPFDMVYWTGDIPAHNVWHQSRQDQLRALTTITALVKKYLGPVPVYPAVGNHESTPVNGFPPPFIEGNYSSRWLYEAMAKAWEPWLPAEALHTLRIGGFYALSPRPGLRLISLNMNFCSRENFWLLINSTDPAGQLQWLVGELQAAEDRGDKVHIIGHIPPGHCLKSWSWNYYRIVTRYENTLAGQFFGHTHVDEFEVFYDEETLSRPLSVAFLAPSATTYIGLNPGYRVYQIDGNYSGSSHVVLDHETYILNLTQANEVGATPRWQLLYRARETYGLPNALPAAWHDLVYRMRGDTRLFQTFWFLYHKGHPPSEPCGTPCRLATLCAQLSARSDSPALCRHLMPDAGLPDVHRLWLQPLFC